The following coding sequences are from one Prochlorococcus sp. MIT 1314 window:
- a CDS encoding fatty acid desaturase, with protein MKNYVDPPSFWNPTLGLFFGGYFLAFLSIWQWYRGVWPLPLLVATAFLSLHIEGTVIHDACHKAAHPVPWINQAMGHGSAILLGFSFPVFTRVHLQHHIHVNHPKNDPDHIVSTFGPIWLIAPRFFYHEVFFFQRKLWRKYELLQWGIERSIFITIILAGIKFDFMNIIYNLWFGPALMVGVTLGIFFDYLPHRPFRSRNKWLNSRVYPSKFMNLLIMGQNYHLIHHLWPSIPWFEYKIAYEKTKPLLDMKGSPQRVGIFESKKDIFNFIYDLLIGVRSHSKRRGKIRKIINLYPGYKLKKILLKIVNKTFIGSN; from the coding sequence ATAAAAAATTACGTAGATCCGCCAAGTTTTTGGAATCCAACATTAGGACTCTTTTTTGGGGGTTATTTTCTCGCTTTTCTAAGCATATGGCAATGGTATAGAGGTGTTTGGCCTCTTCCTTTACTCGTAGCCACAGCTTTTTTATCTTTGCATATTGAAGGTACTGTGATTCATGATGCATGTCATAAAGCTGCTCATCCAGTTCCTTGGATAAACCAAGCAATGGGTCATGGCTCAGCAATTCTATTAGGATTTAGTTTTCCAGTTTTTACAAGAGTACATTTACAACATCATATTCACGTAAATCATCCCAAAAATGATCCAGATCATATTGTCAGTACTTTTGGTCCAATTTGGCTAATTGCACCAAGATTTTTTTATCATGAAGTTTTTTTCTTTCAAAGAAAACTTTGGAGAAAATATGAATTACTACAATGGGGAATTGAAAGATCAATCTTTATAACAATAATTCTTGCAGGTATAAAGTTTGACTTTATGAATATAATCTACAATCTATGGTTTGGACCAGCATTAATGGTCGGAGTTACATTAGGAATATTTTTTGATTATCTCCCTCATAGACCTTTTCGATCAAGAAACAAATGGCTAAATTCACGAGTTTATCCAAGCAAATTTATGAATTTGTTAATAATGGGCCAGAATTACCATCTTATTCATCATCTTTGGCCTTCCATCCCATGGTTTGAATACAAAATAGCCTATGAAAAAACTAAGCCACTATTAGATATGAAAGGCTCACCTCAAAGAGTGGGTATCTTTGAAAGTAAAAAAGACATTTTTAACTTTATTTATGATTTATTAATAGGTGTAAGGAGTCATAGCAAAAGGAGGGGAAAGATAAGAAAAATCATAAATTTGTATCCAGGCTATAAATTAAAAAAAATCTTATTAAAGATAGTTAATAAAACATTTATAGGAAGCAATTAA
- the ileS gene encoding isoleucine--tRNA ligase: MKSQNNKEQKSDFSYKETLNLIKTDFSMRANSVVREPEIQNFWAKNNIDFELGLNNSGETFTLHDGPPYANGALHMGHALNKVLKDIINKYKTLKGFKVHYVPGWDCHGLPIELKVLQNLKSDERKNLDTLNLRKKATNYAYVQINSQMEGFKRWGIWGDWNNPYLTLKKSYESAQIGVFGKMFLNGYIYRGLKPVHWSPSSRTALAEAELEYPEEHYSKSIYVSFKITRLSEEILLKFCQENPNIKKDLFLSNSFITIWTTTPWTIPANEAVAINPKINYVFAIDEEKRIYLFAKELYSEISKKFNKDFKTLLEVKGSILENIEYQHPTQKKNCRIVIGGDYITTESGTGIVHTAPGHGLDDFSVGQKYDLPITCVVDEKGDLNEYSGKFKGSNVLKDSNDLIIEYLKEQNLLLLQENYKHRYPYDWRTKKPTIFRATEQWFASVDGFRSSALKAIEDVEWMPATGKKRIYSMVVGRGDWCISRQRSWGVPIPVFYKKNGNEILLNSEIINHIQKLFSEHGADIWWDWEVKNLLPENYLKEADLWEKGKDTMDVWFDSGSSWAAVCEQRSELKYPADLYLEGSDQHRGWFQSSLLTSVAVNNKPPYKKVLTHGFALDENGRKMSKSLGNVVDPNIIINGGNNKKTEPAYGADVLRLWVSSVDYSVDVPIGSNILKQLSDVYRKVRNTARYLLGNIHDYDPNLDSFEIDQLPLLDQWMLGRLVEVTDQISNAYENYEFSKFFQILQSFCVVDLSNFYLDIAKDRLYVSAKSQFRRRSCQFVMSLVVENLAVLISPVLCHMAEDIWQNIPYSTNEKSVFQRGWPIFSQSWKNESLNKHIANLRNLRVEINKAIEGCRNKQIIGAALETEVNYLPEDKVVKDSLTWLKKFGNEDVDLFRDWLIVSNFRVVSNLDDNSLIIDNNELGKIQILKAHGQKCDRCWHYQKETFGGIQNTKLCKRCSNIINLEFT, from the coding sequence ATGAAATCTCAAAATAACAAAGAACAAAAATCAGACTTTTCTTACAAAGAAACTTTAAATTTAATTAAAACTGACTTCTCAATGCGTGCTAATTCAGTTGTAAGAGAACCTGAAATTCAGAATTTTTGGGCTAAAAATAATATTGATTTCGAATTGGGTTTAAATAACTCAGGAGAAACATTTACATTACATGATGGCCCGCCTTATGCAAATGGCGCGCTTCATATGGGTCATGCTCTAAACAAAGTTTTAAAAGACATTATAAATAAGTACAAAACGTTGAAAGGATTTAAAGTACATTATGTTCCTGGGTGGGACTGTCATGGATTACCTATTGAATTAAAAGTACTTCAGAATTTAAAATCTGATGAAAGAAAGAATCTAGATACCTTAAATCTAAGAAAAAAAGCAACAAATTATGCATATGTTCAAATTAATAGTCAAATGGAGGGGTTTAAAAGGTGGGGCATATGGGGAGATTGGAATAACCCCTACTTAACTCTTAAGAAAAGTTATGAATCTGCTCAGATAGGAGTATTTGGAAAAATGTTTTTAAATGGATATATATATAGGGGCCTTAAACCTGTACATTGGAGTCCAAGTTCTAGGACTGCACTAGCAGAAGCAGAATTAGAATATCCTGAAGAACATTATTCAAAAAGTATTTATGTTTCCTTTAAAATCACTAGATTATCTGAAGAAATTCTTTTGAAATTCTGTCAAGAAAATCCCAATATCAAAAAGGATCTTTTTCTCAGTAATTCTTTCATAACTATTTGGACCACCACACCCTGGACAATACCTGCAAATGAAGCAGTCGCTATAAATCCAAAAATTAACTACGTTTTTGCTATTGATGAAGAAAAAAGAATATATCTTTTTGCAAAAGAATTATATTCTGAAATTAGTAAGAAATTTAATAAAGATTTCAAGACACTTTTAGAGGTTAAAGGGTCTATCTTGGAAAATATTGAATATCAACATCCTACTCAGAAGAAAAATTGCAGAATTGTGATTGGTGGAGATTACATAACCACTGAATCTGGTACTGGAATTGTTCATACTGCTCCGGGACATGGTTTAGATGATTTTAGTGTAGGTCAAAAGTATGACTTACCTATAACTTGTGTTGTTGATGAAAAAGGTGATTTAAATGAATATTCAGGAAAATTCAAAGGATCAAATGTTCTTAAAGATTCAAATGATTTAATTATTGAATATTTAAAGGAACAAAATTTGCTTCTATTGCAAGAAAATTATAAGCATAGATATCCCTATGATTGGAGAACCAAAAAACCTACTATTTTTCGTGCAACAGAACAATGGTTTGCATCGGTAGATGGTTTCAGATCATCTGCATTAAAGGCAATAGAAGATGTTGAATGGATGCCAGCTACAGGAAAAAAAAGAATTTATTCTATGGTCGTTGGAAGAGGAGATTGGTGTATTTCTAGACAAAGGTCTTGGGGTGTTCCAATTCCAGTGTTCTATAAAAAAAATGGTAATGAAATTCTCCTAAACAGCGAGATAATTAATCATATTCAAAAACTTTTTAGTGAACACGGAGCAGATATTTGGTGGGACTGGGAAGTCAAGAACCTATTACCAGAAAATTATTTAAAAGAAGCTGATCTATGGGAAAAAGGAAAAGATACAATGGATGTTTGGTTCGATTCAGGATCTAGCTGGGCTGCAGTGTGTGAACAAAGAAGTGAGTTAAAGTATCCAGCCGATCTTTATTTGGAGGGCTCCGATCAACATCGAGGTTGGTTCCAATCCTCTTTGCTCACATCTGTTGCGGTTAATAACAAACCACCATATAAGAAAGTTTTAACTCATGGTTTTGCACTTGATGAAAATGGAAGAAAAATGAGCAAATCTTTAGGTAACGTTGTTGATCCTAATATAATTATTAATGGAGGTAATAATAAAAAAACTGAACCTGCCTATGGAGCTGATGTTCTTAGGCTATGGGTAAGTTCGGTAGATTATTCAGTAGATGTTCCAATTGGTTCAAATATACTTAAGCAGCTATCAGATGTTTATCGAAAAGTTCGTAATACAGCGAGATATCTTTTAGGGAATATTCATGATTATGATCCTAATCTTGATAGTTTTGAAATTGATCAATTACCGCTATTAGATCAATGGATGTTAGGCAGATTAGTCGAGGTTACAGATCAAATATCAAATGCTTATGAAAATTATGAATTTTCAAAATTTTTCCAAATTTTACAAAGTTTTTGTGTTGTAGATTTGTCAAATTTCTATTTAGATATTGCAAAGGATAGGTTGTATGTAAGTGCTAAGTCACAATTTAGGAGAAGATCATGTCAGTTTGTCATGTCTCTAGTTGTTGAAAATTTAGCTGTTCTTATTTCTCCAGTGCTTTGTCATATGGCTGAAGATATTTGGCAAAATATTCCATATTCAACTAATGAAAAATCAGTATTTCAAAGAGGATGGCCAATTTTTTCGCAGTCATGGAAAAATGAAAGCCTAAACAAACATATTGCAAATTTAAGAAATTTGAGAGTTGAAATTAATAAGGCGATAGAAGGATGTAGAAACAAACAAATAATTGGAGCAGCTTTAGAAACAGAAGTGAATTATTTACCCGAAGATAAAGTAGTAAAAGATTCTCTGACGTGGCTTAAAAAATTTGGTAATGAAGATGTAGATTTATTTAGGGATTGGCTGATAGTTTCAAATTTCCGAGTGGTATCAAATTTGGATGATAATTCTCTAATTATTGATAACAATGAACTTGGAAAAATTCAAATTCTTAAAGCTCATGGTCAAAAATGTGATAGATGTTGGCATTATCAAAAAGAAACTTTTGGTGGTATTCAAAATACAAAATTATGCAAAAGATGTTCAAACATTATTAATTTGGAATTTACTTAA
- a CDS encoding DUF3177 family protein has protein sequence MNVFNQLSIWLSFQLSIIFLIGIPITLFFWSIKKRNQAVNKLLSIYWKISILFFISLLLLIGKYNYSLVIINISTLLMTISVWFWNDINDELKEYDFSYSLITTTKVWRWSLTFISLNFLIQSLQNFSCFSFINSASCDTWLQPSSNFYIIIKSLFNFFFGANFTQPIAKFIGLFSLLIYILGLIQWAIIKLPKNGRNACFSENIRN, from the coding sequence TTGAACGTTTTTAATCAACTTTCTATTTGGCTATCTTTTCAACTTTCAATAATTTTCCTCATTGGTATCCCTATAACATTATTCTTTTGGTCAATCAAAAAAAGAAATCAAGCTGTTAATAAGCTTCTATCTATTTATTGGAAAATATCCATTTTATTTTTTATAAGCCTTTTGCTTTTAATAGGTAAGTATAATTATTCTCTGGTAATTATAAATATTTCAACCTTATTAATGACAATTTCAGTTTGGTTTTGGAATGATATTAATGATGAATTAAAAGAATATGATTTTTCTTACTCACTTATTACAACAACAAAAGTTTGGAGATGGTCGCTAACGTTTATATCTCTTAATTTCTTAATTCAAAGTTTACAAAACTTTAGCTGCTTTTCTTTTATTAATTCAGCTTCATGTGATACTTGGCTTCAGCCTTCTTCAAATTTCTACATCATTATTAAAAGTTTATTTAATTTTTTCTTTGGTGCTAACTTTACTCAGCCAATTGCCAAATTTATAGGATTATTTTCATTGTTAATTTATATTTTAGGCTTGATTCAATGGGCAATAATTAAATTACCTAAAAATGGAAGAAACGCTTGCTTCTCTGAGAATATAAGAAATTGA
- the trmB gene encoding tRNA (guanosine(46)-N7)-methyltransferase TrmB, which translates to MRQHVNPLSRNFDEIERIPPLIEMFEDSKLDLHLDIGCAAGDFLFDLALVNTNWNYLGIEIRERLVKNAKLKVLERDMKNLYFIFGNANNIINDSQFEFIIKNVKSISFNFPDPWFKKRHYKRRLIQPDFISILSSSLQKGSLIFIKTDVKDLFDYMDFTISSNLNFKKIDKKDFIYSEGFNPDKVHTNREKYVIVNQLNIFERIYMKI; encoded by the coding sequence ATGAGACAGCATGTTAATCCTCTTAGTAGAAATTTTGATGAAATTGAAAGAATCCCTCCTTTGATTGAAATGTTTGAAGATTCTAAATTGGATCTTCATTTGGATATAGGTTGCGCGGCTGGTGATTTCCTATTCGATTTAGCTTTAGTTAATACCAATTGGAATTATTTAGGAATTGAAATCCGTGAGAGATTAGTTAAAAATGCTAAATTAAAAGTCCTAGAAAGAGATATGAAAAATTTATATTTTATATTTGGTAATGCAAATAATATAATCAATGATTCGCAGTTTGAATTTATTATCAAAAACGTAAAAAGTATTTCCTTTAATTTTCCAGATCCATGGTTCAAGAAGAGACATTATAAAAGGCGTTTAATTCAGCCAGATTTTATTAGTATTCTCTCAAGCTCATTGCAAAAAGGATCCCTAATTTTTATAAAAACTGATGTAAAGGATTTATTCGATTATATGGACTTCACAATATCAAGTAATTTGAATTTTAAAAAAATAGATAAAAAAGATTTTATTTATTCAGAAGGTTTTAATCCTGATAAAGTCCACACTAATAGGGAAAAGTATGTAATTGTTAATCAACTTAATATCTTTGAGAGGATTTATATGAAAATCTGA
- the glmM gene encoding phosphoglucosamine mutase, protein MQSIFGTDGIRGKFNVEITYSLAYKVGYALGLTLANNNPILIGRDTRISGDILLQAITTGIKASGKKFINLGICPTPAIPFLIKRKKLSSGIMISASHNPPEYNGIKIFNHNGQKITKNFENKIQKLIEELNQNISVPKKEISLKTNTELMVIYMESLIQTMGGENLSGMKIILDTCYGSATTCAKNIFQNLGADVRVINNSKNGLKINKNCGSTNLEPLKKALRENPADMGFSFDGDADRVIGVDSLGNVLDGDHILFLWGRELMEQKVLTNNLLISTQMANLGFEEAWNKIGGILYRTDVGDKYVHDAIKTKSAVLGGEQSGHILSKINNFSGDGILTALQISKYCKKKNITLNDWLKSSFEPFPQKLTNINLDFNINKINPKTKSLINQTISKFQEIYSANCRVYIRPSGTEPLMRVLVEAKNLQKVHALSNEITSKLILEINKIVN, encoded by the coding sequence ATGCAATCAATCTTTGGAACTGATGGAATAAGAGGAAAATTTAATGTAGAGATAACTTATTCTTTAGCATATAAGGTTGGCTATGCTCTGGGTTTGACTTTAGCAAATAATAATCCAATATTAATTGGAAGAGATACTAGGATTAGTGGAGATATTCTGCTTCAGGCGATAACAACAGGCATAAAAGCAAGTGGAAAAAAATTCATAAATCTTGGAATCTGCCCTACTCCAGCTATCCCTTTTTTAATTAAACGAAAGAAATTGAGTAGTGGGATAATGATATCTGCTAGTCATAATCCGCCAGAATATAATGGCATCAAAATCTTTAATCATAATGGTCAGAAAATTACCAAAAATTTTGAAAATAAAATTCAGAAATTAATTGAAGAGTTAAATCAAAATATATCAGTTCCTAAAAAAGAGATATCTTTAAAAACAAATACCGAGCTTATGGTTATTTATATGGAAAGCCTAATCCAGACAATGGGGGGGGAAAATTTAAGCGGTATGAAAATAATATTAGACACATGCTATGGATCAGCGACAACCTGCGCAAAAAACATTTTTCAGAATCTTGGCGCTGATGTAAGAGTTATCAATAACTCTAAAAATGGGTTAAAAATTAATAAGAATTGTGGTTCTACTAACCTCGAACCATTAAAAAAAGCACTAAGAGAGAATCCAGCAGATATGGGATTTAGCTTCGATGGGGATGCCGATAGAGTAATTGGGGTAGATTCTTTAGGCAATGTATTGGATGGGGATCATATCCTTTTTCTCTGGGGTAGAGAACTTATGGAACAAAAAGTTCTCACAAATAATTTGCTCATATCAACCCAAATGGCGAATTTAGGTTTTGAAGAGGCCTGGAACAAAATTGGCGGGATTTTATATAGAACTGATGTAGGAGATAAGTACGTTCATGACGCAATTAAGACAAAAAGCGCTGTTTTAGGAGGTGAGCAGTCAGGCCATATTCTTTCGAAAATTAATAACTTTTCAGGAGATGGGATATTGACTGCACTTCAAATTTCTAAATACTGCAAAAAGAAAAATATTACTTTGAATGATTGGCTTAAAAGCAGTTTCGAACCTTTCCCTCAGAAACTAACAAATATTAATTTAGATTTTAATATAAATAAAATAAACCCAAAAACCAAAAGCTTAATTAATCAAACCATAAGCAAATTTCAGGAAATTTATTCCGCAAACTGTAGAGTTTATATAAGGCCTAGCGGTACAGAACCTCTAATGCGAGTACTTGTTGAGGCAAAGAATCTGCAGAAAGTTCATGCTTTATCAAACGAAATAACAAGCAAGCTCATATTAGAAATTAATAAAATTGTAAATTAA
- a CDS encoding thioredoxin domain-containing protein has protein sequence MQSESSQPLLNKNLKAILVLIIAVVIISLILFRNLFFYSTYLLKSFGELSVDPEIAFKNNKPTFLEFYAEWCEVCKEMAPKVSTLKEQYEKDINFVFLNVDNQKWDNYIRKFDVNGIPQVNLFDRKGNLQSTLIGKQEELKIRESIAHLESADESQAEIINSEFSVIKENKNNEVNPRSHS, from the coding sequence ATGCAATCTGAGAGTAGTCAACCACTTTTAAATAAAAACTTAAAAGCAATACTTGTTTTGATAATCGCTGTTGTAATTATTTCTTTGATTTTGTTTAGAAATCTCTTTTTTTATTCAACTTACCTGCTTAAGAGTTTTGGCGAATTATCTGTTGATCCTGAAATAGCTTTTAAAAACAATAAACCTACTTTTCTTGAATTTTATGCTGAGTGGTGTGAAGTTTGTAAAGAAATGGCTCCAAAAGTATCTACTTTAAAAGAGCAATACGAAAAAGATATTAATTTTGTTTTTTTAAATGTTGATAATCAAAAATGGGATAACTATATCCGAAAATTTGACGTCAATGGGATTCCTCAAGTTAATCTTTTTGATAGGAAAGGTAATTTACAATCTACCTTAATTGGTAAACAAGAAGAATTAAAAATAAGAGAATCTATTGCTCATCTGGAAAGTGCAGATGAATCTCAAGCAGAAATTATTAATTCTGAATTCTCAGTAATCAAGGAAAATAAAAATAATGAGGTTAACCCTCGAAGTCATTCATAA
- the thyX gene encoding FAD-dependent thymidylate synthase — MSKVELISLTPNAEKTMAYIARVSNPNNQKNEDYSKLLSYCIKNEHWSVFEQSFMTLQIETNRGIAAQILRHRSFTFQEFSQRYADSSQLGDIPLPELRRQDFKNRQNSIPDLPDDLKKRFNAKITSHFKAASELYEDLLAEGIAKECARFVLPLATPTRIYMSGSCRSWIHYIHLRSAHGTQAEHKSIAQNCKSIFKQSFPIVSESLNW, encoded by the coding sequence ATGAGTAAAGTTGAACTGATTTCGTTAACGCCTAATGCAGAAAAAACAATGGCTTATATTGCAAGAGTAAGTAATCCAAACAATCAGAAAAATGAAGATTATTCAAAATTATTGAGTTATTGCATTAAAAATGAACATTGGAGTGTATTTGAACAGTCATTTATGACCTTACAAATAGAAACCAACAGAGGAATTGCAGCGCAAATTTTAAGACATAGATCATTTACTTTTCAGGAATTTTCACAGAGATATGCTGATAGTTCTCAATTAGGTGATATTCCTTTACCAGAGTTAAGAAGACAAGATTTTAAAAATAGGCAAAATTCTATTCCTGATCTTCCTGATGATTTAAAAAAAAGATTCAATGCAAAAATTACTTCACATTTTAAAGCTGCTTCAGAATTATATGAAGATTTACTTGCTGAAGGAATAGCCAAAGAATGCGCGAGATTTGTTTTGCCATTAGCAACTCCAACAAGAATCTACATGTCAGGCTCATGCCGATCTTGGATACATTACATACATTTAAGATCAGCTCATGGTACCCAAGCAGAACACAAGTCTATTGCACAAAATTGTAAGTCTATTTTCAAACAAAGTTTTCCGATTGTATCAGAATCTCTAAATTGGTAA